One stretch of Sphingomonas sp. HF-S4 DNA includes these proteins:
- a CDS encoding sodium/sugar symporter: MTSLSNIDLFVVIAYAIGIFGLAQWVSREKAGHAKDTSDYFLASKSLPWWAIGASLIAANISAEQIVGMAGSGYAIGLAIASYEWMAALTLLIVGKFFLPIFLKNEIYTMPQFLEQRFGRVLPVLMAVFWLALYVFVNLTSIIWLGSIAVNKVAGVDQTAALIGLGGFALLYQLYGGLKAVALTDIVQVTLLVLGGLVVSYLTLDQIGGGAGVLAGFNVLTERAPSHFDMILEQDNPFYKDLPGIAVLVGGMWIANLSYWGFNQYIIQRALAAKNLGEAQKGVVFAAFLKLIMPVIIVLPGIAAVILAPDLAKPDEAYPTMMRLLPQGLLGLVFAALIAAIIASTASKINSIATIFTLDLYAKARGMKTRGEDGVAVVEGQEKHLVLVGRVVAAIAVVIAIIAAKPLIGQSDQAFQFIQEFSGFFTPGITVIFLLGLFWKPATEAGAIVAAITSVVLSYILKVGIPSDFLPDALNAYLLPFMNRMMFVFVVSLFLAMAVSLLVRGRGDANRVTMEGVSFRTSTSFNVAGIGVILILIALYATWW, translated from the coding sequence ATGACGAGTCTCTCGAACATCGATCTGTTCGTCGTGATCGCCTATGCGATCGGAATATTCGGCCTTGCGCAATGGGTTAGTCGAGAAAAGGCGGGCCATGCCAAGGATACGTCGGATTATTTCCTCGCATCCAAGTCGCTGCCCTGGTGGGCGATCGGCGCGTCGCTGATCGCCGCGAATATTTCTGCCGAACAGATCGTCGGCATGGCGGGATCCGGCTATGCGATCGGCCTCGCAATCGCGTCGTACGAGTGGATGGCGGCGCTGACGCTGCTGATCGTCGGCAAGTTCTTCCTGCCGATCTTCCTCAAGAACGAAATCTACACGATGCCGCAGTTTCTCGAGCAGCGCTTCGGCCGCGTGCTCCCGGTGCTGATGGCGGTGTTCTGGCTCGCGCTCTACGTGTTCGTGAACCTCACTTCGATCATCTGGCTCGGCTCGATCGCCGTCAACAAGGTGGCCGGTGTCGACCAGACCGCGGCGCTGATCGGGCTCGGCGGCTTCGCACTGTTGTACCAGCTCTACGGCGGCCTCAAGGCAGTGGCGCTGACCGACATCGTCCAAGTCACGCTGCTCGTGCTCGGCGGCCTCGTCGTATCGTATCTCACGCTCGACCAGATCGGCGGCGGCGCGGGCGTGCTTGCCGGCTTCAACGTGCTCACCGAGCGCGCGCCGAGCCACTTCGACATGATCCTCGAGCAGGACAATCCGTTCTACAAGGATCTGCCGGGCATCGCGGTGCTGGTCGGCGGCATGTGGATCGCCAACCTCTCTTACTGGGGCTTCAACCAGTACATCATCCAGCGCGCGCTCGCCGCGAAGAACCTCGGCGAAGCGCAGAAGGGCGTGGTGTTCGCCGCGTTCCTCAAGCTGATCATGCCGGTGATCATCGTGCTCCCGGGCATCGCCGCGGTGATCCTCGCGCCCGATCTCGCCAAGCCCGACGAAGCCTATCCGACGATGATGCGGCTGCTACCGCAGGGCTTGCTCGGCCTCGTCTTCGCGGCACTGATCGCGGCGATCATCGCGTCGACCGCCTCCAAGATCAATTCGATCGCGACGATCTTCACGCTCGATCTCTACGCCAAGGCAAGGGGGATGAAGACGCGCGGCGAAGACGGCGTCGCCGTGGTCGAAGGGCAGGAGAAGCACCTCGTCCTGGTCGGCCGCGTCGTCGCCGCGATCGCCGTGGTGATCGCGATCATCGCCGCCAAGCCGCTGATCGGCCAGTCGGACCAGGCCTTCCAGTTCATCCAGGAGTTCTCGGGCTTCTTCACGCCCGGCATCACCGTGATCTTCCTGCTGGGCCTGTTCTGGAAGCCCGCCACCGAAGCCGGCGCGATCGTCGCGGCGATCACCTCGGTGGTGCTGTCGTACATCCTCAAGGTGGGCATCCCGTCGGACTTCCTGCCCGACGCGCTCAACGCCTACCTGCTGCCCTTCATGAACCGCATGATGTTCGTGTTCGTGGTAAGCCTGTTCCTCGCAATGGCAGTCTCTCTGCTGGTGCGTGGCCGCGGTGACGCCAACCGGGTGACGATGGAGGGCGTCAGCTTCCGCACGTCGACCAGCTTCAACGTCGCCGGCATCGGCGTGATCCTCATCCTCATCGCACTGTACGCGACCTGGTGGTGA
- a CDS encoding 2-dehydro-3-deoxygalactonokinase, giving the protein MVVSFAGPFLAVDWGTTNRRVFLIEGGQVAKTERDDKGVTSVDDFAAEAVAIRARFGDLPMLLAGMVGSNIGWQVAPYVAAPAGVAELAAGLFWIDDRTAIVPGISTLVGRRPDVMRGEEVQLLGAVAAGLVPGDALLAQPGTHCKWVEMADGKVADFVTAMTGELFALLRKHGLLAAQLGGEVTLGAAFLEGVEDGKRQDLAASLFGIRAAKMLGQRDDADAASYASGLLIGTDVAARLAASKHDAVHILADPVLGGFYAAAIQAHGQSAYLIDSHAAFIAGINEIVSQ; this is encoded by the coding sequence CTGGTGGTGAGCTTCGCCGGACCCTTCCTCGCCGTCGATTGGGGCACGACCAACAGGCGCGTGTTCCTGATCGAGGGTGGCCAAGTCGCGAAGACCGAGCGTGACGACAAGGGCGTCACTTCGGTCGACGATTTCGCCGCCGAGGCGGTGGCGATCCGCGCGCGCTTCGGCGACTTGCCGATGCTGCTCGCGGGGATGGTCGGATCGAACATCGGCTGGCAGGTGGCGCCCTATGTCGCCGCGCCGGCCGGGGTCGCCGAACTCGCGGCCGGGCTGTTCTGGATCGACGACCGCACCGCGATCGTCCCCGGCATCTCGACGCTAGTCGGGCGCCGGCCCGACGTGATGCGCGGCGAAGAGGTCCAGTTGCTCGGCGCGGTCGCGGCGGGGCTGGTGCCGGGCGATGCACTGCTCGCCCAGCCCGGCACGCACTGCAAATGGGTCGAGATGGCGGACGGCAAGGTCGCCGACTTCGTCACTGCGATGACCGGCGAACTGTTCGCCTTGCTGCGCAAGCACGGCCTGCTCGCCGCGCAGCTTGGCGGGGAGGTCACGCTCGGTGCGGCGTTCCTCGAAGGCGTCGAGGACGGCAAGCGGCAGGATCTCGCCGCCTCGCTGTTCGGCATCCGCGCCGCCAAGATGCTGGGCCAGCGCGACGATGCCGATGCCGCGTCCTATGCCAGCGGGCTGCTGATCGGCACCGATGTCGCCGCGCGGCTCGCCGCATCGAAGCACGATGCGGTCCATATCCTCGCCGATCCGGTGCTCGGCGGGTTCTATGCCGCGGCCATCCAAGCGCATGGGCAAAGTGCCTATCTCATCGACAGCCACGCCGCGTTCATCGCCGGCATCAACGAGATTGTGAGCCAATGA
- a CDS encoding 2-dehydro-3-deoxy-6-phosphogalactonate aldolase, with the protein MNFDTAFAACPLIAILRGVKPDEVEGIGDALVEAGFTLIEVPLNSPDPLDSIARLAKRLEGKAVIGAGTVLTEAQVEQVRAAGGTMIISPNANVKVIAATAAAGMTSLPGVVTPTEAFAALDAGATALKLFPAEGSSPAVLKAMRAVLPKDLRLLPVGGVGPDTMTPWLDAGANGFGLGSAIYKIGLTAEQVGERARAFVSALAR; encoded by the coding sequence ATGAACTTCGATACCGCCTTCGCCGCCTGCCCACTGATCGCGATCCTTCGCGGGGTGAAGCCCGATGAGGTCGAGGGCATCGGCGACGCGCTGGTCGAGGCCGGCTTCACCCTGATCGAAGTCCCGCTCAATTCGCCCGACCCGCTCGACAGCATCGCGCGCCTCGCCAAGCGGCTCGAGGGCAAGGCGGTGATCGGCGCGGGCACCGTGCTCACCGAGGCGCAGGTCGAGCAGGTCCGCGCGGCCGGCGGCACGATGATCATCTCGCCCAACGCCAATGTTAAGGTGATCGCCGCCACCGCCGCGGCGGGGATGACTTCGCTTCCCGGCGTGGTCACGCCGACCGAGGCGTTCGCCGCGCTCGATGCCGGCGCGACCGCCCTGAAGCTCTTCCCTGCCGAGGGTTCGAGCCCGGCAGTGCTCAAGGCGATGCGCGCCGTGCTGCCCAAGGATCTGCGCCTGCTTCCCGTCGGCGGCGTCGGCCCCGACACGATGACGCCGTGGCTGGATGCCGGCGCCAATGGCTTCGGGCTCGGCTCGGCGATCTACAAGATCGGCCTCACTGCCGAGCAGGTCGGCGAACGCGCGCGCGCCTTCGTTTCGGCGCTGGCACGCTGA
- a CDS encoding tryptophan halogenase family protein — translation MQQPRRKVVVVGGGTAGWMAAAAIARVLPHAASVELVESAEIGIVGVGEATLPHLRAFLQLLGLDEAEFMAATHATYKLGIEFRDFGKPGDAYLHPFADFGRPLGDVPFLPYWLRMHAAGQGGSLFDYGVANVMARERRFAPPVADPDALLAAYGYAYQFDATRFGPYLRGHAEAWGVQRTEGKIVSVERHRETGDVTAVLLESGARIEGDLFVDCSGFRSLLLGDALGEAWEDWSHWLLCDRAVALSCGSPPGVIEPFTRCTAMTAGWRWRIPLRHRVGNGYVYSSAHLSDDAAVDAILGTVEGAPLADPRVLRFKAGRRKRSWSHNVIAVGLASGFLEPLESTSIYLVQAAIMQLIDLFPIGAIEDADRDEFNAQVDYEYDRIRDFLILHYHASSRDDSDFWRHVRHMAVPDSLAEKIALFRRAGRIQRYSRGLFFAPSWIAVLIGQGVVPDGWDQRADAADPRALAQALDRLRAQIAREVATLPEHMA, via the coding sequence GTGCAGCAACCACGCAGGAAAGTAGTTGTCGTCGGCGGAGGAACCGCCGGCTGGATGGCGGCGGCGGCGATCGCCCGGGTGCTCCCGCATGCCGCCAGCGTCGAGCTGGTCGAATCGGCGGAGATCGGCATTGTCGGAGTGGGCGAGGCGACGCTGCCGCATCTGCGCGCGTTCCTCCAGTTGCTCGGGCTAGATGAGGCCGAGTTCATGGCGGCGACCCACGCCACCTACAAGCTTGGCATCGAGTTCCGCGATTTCGGCAAGCCGGGCGACGCCTATCTCCACCCGTTCGCCGATTTCGGCCGGCCGCTCGGCGACGTGCCGTTCCTGCCCTATTGGCTGCGGATGCACGCGGCGGGGCAGGGCGGCAGCCTCTTCGACTATGGCGTGGCGAACGTCATGGCCAGGGAGCGCCGCTTCGCGCCCCCGGTGGCCGATCCCGACGCGCTGCTCGCCGCCTATGGCTATGCCTATCAGTTCGATGCGACGCGCTTCGGCCCCTATCTGCGCGGTCACGCCGAGGCGTGGGGCGTCCAGCGGACCGAGGGCAAGATCGTCTCGGTCGAGCGGCATCGCGAGACCGGCGACGTGACCGCGGTGCTGCTGGAAAGCGGCGCGCGGATCGAAGGCGACCTGTTCGTCGATTGCTCGGGCTTCCGCAGCCTGCTGCTCGGCGACGCGCTGGGCGAGGCCTGGGAAGACTGGTCGCACTGGCTGCTCTGCGACCGCGCCGTGGCCTTGTCGTGCGGATCGCCGCCGGGGGTGATCGAGCCGTTCACGCGCTGCACCGCGATGACGGCGGGGTGGCGCTGGCGCATCCCGCTGCGCCACCGCGTCGGCAATGGCTATGTCTATTCGAGCGCGCATCTGTCGGACGACGCGGCAGTCGATGCGATCCTCGGCACGGTCGAGGGCGCGCCGCTCGCCGATCCTCGGGTGCTGCGCTTCAAGGCCGGACGCCGGAAACGGAGCTGGTCGCACAACGTGATCGCGGTCGGGCTCGCCTCGGGGTTCCTCGAGCCGCTCGAATCGACCAGCATCTATCTGGTCCAGGCGGCGATCATGCAGCTGATCGACCTGTTCCCGATCGGCGCGATCGAGGATGCCGACCGTGACGAATTCAACGCCCAGGTCGATTACGAATATGACCGCATCCGCGACTTCCTGATCCTTCACTACCACGCCAGCAGCCGCGACGATTCGGACTTCTGGCGCCACGTCCGGCACATGGCCGTGCCCGATAGCCTGGCAGAGAAGATCGCGCTGTTCCGCCGCGCGGGGCGCATCCAGCGCTACAGCCGCGGGCTGTTCTTCGCGCCGAGCTGGATCGCAGTGCTGATCGGGCAGGGGGTGGTGCCCGATGGCTGGGACCAGCGCGCCGACGCCGCCGATCCGCGCGCGCTGGCCCAAGCACTGGATCGGTTGCGAGCGCAGATCGCGCGCGAAGTGGCGACTCTGCCGGAACATATGGCATGA
- a CDS encoding tryptophan 7-halogenase encodes MSDRAIRSVAILGGGIVGLSAAIAFARSLPQLVVTVVETPPDPAALADRLPGTTTSIHRFHAAIGLDEAALLRTGAAVPRLGLRFETWPDARWYHVHGEHGEPAGAIAFHQLWARARRAGHAEAWHLYAVAGALAEAGRFVHPQPGTPLAAFDYALRLHPERYRELLAALADQHRVTRTSGSFGGVERREDGSIAALLLADGRRVEADLYIDSSGPAAPLALDAGFDDWRATLPFDRVTLGTAPASAADPSDTIVGGAQGWQFVAPLPGQTILGRIHADAWEESVAIRPGRRRTLWVRNVLAIGDAAVGLDPLHWPNLHLAHSAIARAIELLPGRDCHPVETGEYNRRSAAEADRMRDFQALHYLRLGLPIEVPESLARILRQFERRGRFAYEDEDSLLEEIWLSALLGLGVLPKAIDPRAEAVPAGAAAAGMVAMRAALAQLPPRLPDYATYLKRSGVPT; translated from the coding sequence ATGAGCGACCGCGCGATCCGCAGCGTAGCGATCCTCGGCGGCGGCATCGTCGGGCTATCCGCTGCTATCGCCTTCGCGCGCTCGCTGCCCCAGCTCGTCGTGACGGTGGTCGAGACGCCCCCAGATCCCGCCGCGCTCGCCGATCGGCTGCCGGGCACGACGACATCGATCCATCGATTCCACGCCGCGATCGGTCTCGACGAGGCGGCGCTGCTCCGCACGGGCGCGGCGGTGCCGCGGCTCGGCCTGCGCTTCGAGACCTGGCCCGATGCGCGCTGGTACCATGTCCATGGCGAGCATGGCGAACCCGCCGGCGCCATCGCCTTCCACCAGCTCTGGGCCCGCGCGCGGCGCGCGGGGCATGCCGAGGCCTGGCACCTTTACGCCGTCGCCGGGGCGCTCGCCGAGGCGGGTCGGTTCGTCCATCCGCAGCCGGGCACGCCACTCGCCGCGTTCGACTATGCGCTACGTCTCCACCCCGAACGCTATCGCGAACTGTTGGCCGCGCTGGCCGACCAGCATCGCGTCACGCGCACGTCCGGAAGCTTCGGCGGCGTCGAGCGGCGCGAGGACGGCAGCATCGCCGCGCTGCTGCTTGCCGACGGACGACGAGTCGAAGCCGATCTCTATATCGACTCCTCGGGCCCCGCCGCGCCGCTGGCGCTCGATGCCGGGTTTGACGATTGGCGCGCGACGCTGCCCTTCGATCGCGTCACGCTCGGCACCGCGCCGGCGAGCGCCGCCGATCCCAGTGACACGATTGTCGGCGGCGCGCAGGGCTGGCAGTTCGTCGCGCCGCTTCCCGGGCAGACGATCCTCGGCCGCATCCATGCCGACGCGTGGGAAGAGTCGGTCGCGATCCGCCCCGGCCGGCGCCGCACGCTTTGGGTGCGTAACGTCCTCGCGATCGGCGACGCGGCGGTCGGGCTCGATCCGCTGCACTGGCCCAACCTCCACCTCGCCCACAGCGCAATCGCGCGTGCGATCGAACTGCTGCCCGGGCGCGACTGTCACCCCGTCGAGACCGGCGAATACAACCGCCGCTCCGCTGCCGAGGCCGATCGCATGCGCGACTTCCAGGCGCTGCACTATCTGCGCCTCGGGCTGCCGATCGAAGTGCCCGAGAGCCTGGCGCGCATCCTCCGCCAGTTCGAGCGGCGCGGGCGTTTCGCCTATGAGGATGAGGACAGCCTGCTCGAGGAGATCTGGCTGTCGGCGCTACTCGGGCTGGGCGTGTTGCCGAAGGCGATCGATCCGCGCGCCGAGGCGGTGCCGGCGGGCGCCGCGGCGGCGGGCATGGTCGCGATGCGCGCTGCGCTTGCGCAGCTTCCCCCGCGGCTGCCGGATTATGCGACGTATCTCAAGCGTAGCGGAGTGCCCACTTAA
- a CDS encoding efflux transporter outer membrane subunit gives MRHAVLFLAATALAGCSMEPKYVQPTAPVPPSWPVGDAYLRQNEAALPTVTYREVFRDPRLQKLIEQALTQNSDLRVAAANIRAAREQYRIQRADRFPELAAGTGVTVSDGQASGAATGSTGSGRRTRFTADIGVTGFELDLFGRVASLTRAEQNRYFATEAGARATYLTLAGDIAEAWLRHAADASLLAIAQDTAANAENSVRLTRARLEGGIAPRTDLRQAEQVLEGARADLAEQRTALAQDVNALQLLVGAPIDPTLLPASLDEAAPTIAELPAGIDSGVLLRRPDVVQTEYALRAANAEIGAARAALFPRISLTGLLGLASNALTGLFSGNGFNWSAGASADYSIFRAGAGPAGVRLSEAQRDAAVASYERAIQTAFREVADALARRGTITEQLRATQAQAEAAADTYRLAEARYRGGIDTFLSSLDAQRSLYSARRTLVNTRLVQASNLVTLYRTLGGDSLLQATPQGPEAVTPQP, from the coding sequence ATGAGGCACGCAGTCCTGTTCCTGGCCGCAACGGCCCTTGCCGGTTGCTCGATGGAGCCGAAATACGTCCAGCCGACCGCCCCGGTGCCGCCGAGCTGGCCGGTGGGCGACGCGTATCTCAGGCAGAACGAAGCCGCGCTGCCCACGGTGACCTATCGCGAAGTCTTCCGCGATCCGCGGCTCCAGAAGCTGATCGAGCAGGCGCTGACGCAGAATAGCGACCTGCGAGTCGCCGCGGCGAACATCCGCGCCGCGCGCGAGCAGTATCGCATCCAGCGCGCCGATCGCTTCCCCGAACTCGCAGCGGGCACCGGCGTGACGGTGTCGGACGGACAGGCCAGCGGCGCCGCTACCGGATCGACCGGATCTGGGCGGCGCACACGCTTCACTGCCGATATCGGCGTCACCGGGTTCGAGCTCGACCTGTTCGGCCGCGTCGCCTCGCTCACCCGCGCCGAGCAGAACCGCTATTTCGCCACCGAAGCGGGCGCGCGGGCGACCTATCTGACGCTGGCCGGCGACATCGCCGAGGCGTGGCTGCGCCATGCCGCCGATGCGAGCCTGCTCGCCATCGCCCAGGACACCGCGGCCAATGCCGAGAACAGCGTCCGGCTTACGCGCGCGCGGCTGGAAGGCGGGATCGCGCCGCGCACCGACCTGCGCCAGGCCGAGCAGGTGCTCGAAGGCGCGCGTGCCGACCTCGCCGAGCAGCGCACCGCGCTGGCGCAGGACGTCAATGCACTTCAACTGCTCGTCGGCGCCCCGATCGATCCCACGCTGTTGCCGGCCTCGCTCGACGAGGCCGCGCCGACGATCGCCGAGCTCCCCGCGGGTATCGATTCAGGCGTGCTGCTGCGCCGCCCCGACGTGGTGCAGACCGAATATGCGCTGCGCGCCGCCAATGCCGAGATCGGCGCGGCGCGGGCGGCACTGTTCCCGCGCATCTCGCTGACCGGGCTGCTCGGGCTGGCGAGCAACGCGCTGACCGGGCTGTTCAGCGGCAACGGGTTCAACTGGTCGGCGGGGGCGAGCGCCGACTATTCGATCTTCCGCGCCGGGGCCGGCCCGGCGGGGGTGCGGCTGAGCGAGGCACAGCGTGACGCCGCAGTGGCAAGCTACGAGCGCGCGATCCAGACCGCCTTCCGCGAAGTCGCCGATGCGCTGGCGCGGCGGGGGACGATCACCGAGCAATTGCGCGCCACCCAGGCCCAGGCCGAGGCGGCGGCGGATACCTATCGGCTCGCCGAGGCGCGCTATCGCGGCGGCATCGACACCTTCCTGTCGAGCCTCGACGCGCAACGCTCGCTTTATTCGGCGCGGCGCACGCTGGTGAACACGCGGCTGGTGCAGGCCAGCAATCTGGTGACCCTGTACCGCACGCTGGGCGGCGATTCGCTGCTCCAGGCGACGCCGCAGGGGCCGGAGGCAGTGACGCCCCAACCCTAA
- a CDS encoding efflux RND transporter permease subunit: protein MSRIFIDRPIFAWVIAIIIMLMGLGAILSLPIAQYPDVAPPQVNIRASYPGASAETVQNSVTQVIEQQLTGIDGLLYFSSSSTARGQVNISATFEKGTDPDIAQVQVQNQVQQALTRLPQQVQQQGLRVTKSNPDFLMIVGVYDETDKRTNQDVSDWMASNMQDQLARTPGVGDTNVFGAPYAMRIWLNPDRLASYALMPGDVVTAIQNQNTEVAAGEIGGQPQPSTQMLNATVTAQSRLQTPAQFEQIILKTETSGANVLLRDVARVELGAESYNAVSRVNGHPGAGIAISLAPAADALETAELVKAKVEEISRGFPAGFKFAYANDTTAFIKLSIEEVVKTLVEAIILVVIVMFIFLQSWRATLIPFIAVPVVLLGTFAVFYALGFSINTLTLFGLVLAIGMLVDDAIVVVENVERLMEEDPDLSPRDATIQSMEQIQFALVGIGLVLSAVFLPMAFFGGSTGVIYRQFSVTIVSAMVLSVMVALILTPALTATLLKKKSEHGNGFIERRFPKVGHFFERARNGFNRNFDRGVERYVRTVGTVVDRKWLFLLIYAGVCLLLVLMFTRLPTGFLPTEDQGAASVQFRLPAGATQSRTQEVQRAVEKYFTEQEGANTATMFTVTGGGGGGGASGQNTGQGFVNLADWSQRKGKENGAEAIVQRASGAFHNFRDAQVFALVPPAIRGLGQSSGFTVQLQNASGMSREEFLAARDKLLAAANNDPALAQVRLSDLPDVATLKVDIDQQKLAALGLAQGDVNSTLSTAWGGRYVNDFIDRGRVKRVFVQGDAQYRASPANIDEWFVRTRSGEMAPFSSFAQTSWATAPTTMSRFQGIPAFEIQGQAAPGTSSGEAMQRIEELASQIPGTSVAWSGLSFQERLSSGQAPYLYAVSLLVVFLCLAALYESWSIPVAVLLVIPLGLVGAVFAVTLRGLQNDVYLQIGLLTTMGLAAKNAILMIEFAERAEKEGKRVIDAALEAARIRLRPILMTSLAFIFGVLPLAISTGAGANSRIAIGTAVIGGMLTATILAIFYIPLFFVLVRRGVRDGLKAARARFGRKPEAQV, encoded by the coding sequence ATGTCACGCATCTTCATCGATCGCCCGATCTTCGCGTGGGTGATCGCGATCATCATCATGCTGATGGGCCTGGGCGCGATTCTGTCGCTGCCGATCGCCCAATATCCCGACGTCGCCCCGCCCCAGGTCAATATCCGCGCTTCCTATCCCGGCGCCTCGGCCGAGACGGTGCAGAATTCGGTCACCCAGGTGATCGAGCAGCAGCTTACCGGAATCGACGGACTGCTCTATTTCAGCTCGTCCTCGACCGCGCGCGGCCAGGTCAACATCTCGGCGACGTTCGAGAAGGGCACCGATCCCGACATCGCGCAGGTCCAGGTCCAGAACCAGGTCCAGCAGGCGCTCACCCGCCTGCCCCAGCAGGTCCAGCAGCAGGGGCTGCGCGTCACCAAGTCCAACCCCGACTTCCTGATGATCGTCGGCGTCTATGACGAGACCGACAAGCGCACCAACCAGGACGTGTCGGACTGGATGGCCTCGAACATGCAGGATCAGCTCGCGCGCACGCCGGGCGTGGGCGACACCAATGTGTTCGGGGCGCCCTATGCGATGCGGATCTGGCTCAATCCCGATCGTCTGGCCAGCTATGCGCTGATGCCCGGCGACGTGGTCACCGCGATCCAGAACCAGAATACCGAAGTCGCCGCCGGCGAGATCGGCGGCCAGCCCCAGCCGAGCACGCAGATGCTCAACGCGACGGTGACCGCGCAGTCGCGCCTCCAGACCCCGGCTCAGTTCGAGCAGATCATCCTGAAGACCGAGACCAGCGGCGCCAACGTGCTGCTGCGCGATGTCGCACGGGTCGAGCTCGGCGCAGAGAGCTACAATGCAGTCAGCCGGGTCAACGGCCATCCCGGCGCGGGCATCGCGATCAGCCTGGCGCCGGCCGCCGACGCGCTCGAGACCGCCGAACTGGTAAAGGCCAAAGTCGAGGAGATTTCGCGCGGTTTCCCGGCCGGGTTCAAGTTCGCGTACGCCAACGACACGACAGCGTTCATCAAGCTCTCGATCGAGGAAGTGGTCAAGACGCTGGTCGAGGCGATCATCCTCGTCGTGATCGTGATGTTCATCTTCCTGCAGAGCTGGCGCGCGACGCTGATCCCGTTCATCGCAGTACCGGTGGTGCTGCTCGGCACCTTCGCGGTGTTCTATGCGCTCGGCTTCTCGATCAACACGCTGACGCTGTTCGGGCTGGTGCTCGCGATCGGCATGCTCGTCGACGACGCGATCGTCGTGGTGGAGAATGTCGAGCGGCTGATGGAGGAGGATCCCGACCTCAGCCCGCGCGACGCGACGATCCAGTCGATGGAGCAGATTCAGTTCGCGCTGGTCGGCATCGGGCTGGTGCTCTCGGCGGTGTTCCTGCCGATGGCGTTCTTCGGCGGCTCGACCGGCGTGATCTACCGCCAGTTCTCGGTGACGATCGTCTCGGCGATGGTGCTCTCGGTGATGGTCGCGCTGATCCTGACGCCTGCGCTCACCGCGACCCTGCTCAAGAAAAAGAGCGAGCACGGCAACGGCTTCATCGAGCGGCGCTTCCCCAAGGTCGGGCACTTCTTCGAGCGCGCGCGCAACGGCTTCAACCGCAACTTCGATCGCGGGGTCGAGCGGTACGTGCGTACCGTCGGAACCGTGGTCGACCGCAAATGGCTGTTCCTGCTGATCTATGCGGGCGTGTGCCTGTTGCTCGTGCTGATGTTCACCCGCCTGCCCACCGGCTTCCTGCCTACCGAGGACCAGGGCGCGGCATCGGTGCAGTTCCGCCTCCCCGCCGGCGCGACGCAGAGCCGCACCCAGGAAGTCCAGCGCGCAGTCGAGAAGTATTTCACCGAGCAGGAAGGCGCGAACACCGCAACGATGTTTACCGTCACCGGCGGTGGCGGGGGTGGCGGCGCCAGCGGCCAGAACACAGGCCAAGGCTTCGTCAACCTCGCCGACTGGTCGCAGCGCAAGGGCAAGGAGAACGGCGCCGAGGCGATCGTCCAGCGCGCCTCGGGTGCGTTCCACAATTTCCGCGACGCGCAGGTCTTCGCGCTGGTGCCCCCGGCGATCCGCGGCCTGGGCCAGTCGAGCGGCTTCACCGTCCAGCTCCAGAATGCCAGCGGGATGTCGCGAGAGGAATTCCTGGCGGCGCGCGACAAGCTGCTCGCCGCGGCGAACAACGATCCCGCGCTCGCGCAGGTGCGACTGTCGGACCTCCCCGACGTCGCCACGCTCAAGGTCGATATCGACCAGCAGAAGCTCGCCGCGCTCGGGCTCGCGCAGGGCGATGTCAATTCGACGCTGTCGACCGCCTGGGGCGGCCGCTACGTCAACGACTTCATCGATCGCGGCCGAGTGAAGCGCGTGTTCGTCCAGGGCGACGCGCAGTATCGCGCCTCCCCGGCGAATATCGACGAATGGTTCGTCCGCACCCGCAGCGGCGAGATGGCGCCCTTCTCCTCCTTCGCGCAGACGAGCTGGGCGACCGCGCCGACGACGATGTCGCGCTTCCAGGGCATCCCCGCCTTCGAGATCCAGGGCCAGGCCGCGCCGGGCACGAGCTCGGGCGAAGCGATGCAGCGGATCGAGGAACTCGCATCGCAGATCCCGGGCACCAGCGTCGCCTGGTCTGGGCTGTCGTTCCAGGAGCGGCTGTCCTCGGGGCAGGCGCCGTATCTCTACGCGGTGTCGTTGCTCGTCGTGTTCCTGTGTCTGGCGGCGCTGTACGAGAGCTGGAGCATTCCGGTGGCGGTGCTGCTGGTGATCCCGTTGGGCCTTGTCGGCGCGGTGTTCGCGGTGACGCTGCGCGGGCTGCAGAACGACGTCTATCTCCAGATCGGGCTGCTCACTACGATGGGCCTGGCGGCGAAGAATGCGATCCTGATGATCGAATTCGCCGAGCGCGCCGAGAAGGAAGGCAAGCGGGTGATCGACGCGGCGCTAGAGGCGGCGCGCATCCGCCTGCGCCCGATCCTGATGACCAGCCTCGCGTTCATCTTCGGCGTGCTTCCGCTGGCGATCTCGACCGGCGCGGGCGCCAACAGCCGCATCGCGATCGGCACCGCGGTGATCGGCGGGATGCTCACCGCGACGATCCTGGCGATCTTCTATATCCCGCTGTTCTTCGTGCTCGTCCGGCGCGGGGTGCGCGACGGCTTGAAGGCAGCGCGGGCTCGGTTTGGACGCAAGCCGGAGGCGCAGGTATGA